One stretch of Bactrocera tryoni isolate S06 unplaced genomic scaffold, CSIRO_BtryS06_freeze2 scaffold_7, whole genome shotgun sequence DNA includes these proteins:
- the LOC120781792 gene encoding uncharacterized protein LOC120781792, giving the protein MFLNPGLRRQYSWNFIIADVSQAIIGADFLSHFKLAVNLRQRKLIDDVTNTSKLCSISTNKMVVSNLSYTKDYQPFHDLLREFEDITMDNKSTVKKPQHFVTHHIVTKGPPVFSKPRRLSPEKLEAAKAEIQLLLNAGICRPSCSPWASPLHMTKKKNGEWRPCGDFRRLNVVTEPDRNASQTFQRFMDHIFREYDFAWPYLDHILISSKDMNQHRHHLQLEFKKLREYGLVINRLKCTLDQPQVEFLGF; this is encoded by the exons ATGTTCCTCAATCCGGGTCTACGCCGCCAATATTCCTGGAATTTCATCATTGCCGATGTGTCACAAGCCATCATCGGAGCTGATTTTCTATCGCATTTCAAATTAGCAGTCAACCTACGACAACGCAAACTCATCGACGACGTCACAAACACCAGTAAACTGTGTTCAATATCAACAAATAAAATGGTAGTTTCCAATTTATCTTACACCAAAGATTATCAGCCGTTCCACGATTTGTTGAGGGAATTCGAAGACATCACGATGGATAATAAGTCTACAGTCAAAAAACCACAACACTTTGTCACGCACCATATCGTCACCAAAGGACCACCAGTCTTCTCTAAACCGAGACGCTTATCTCCCGAGAAGTTAGAAGCCGCAAAAGCCGAGATACAACTCTTGCTGAACGCAGGCATCTGTCGTCCATCGTGCAGCCCATGGGCAAGCCCGCTGCACATGACAAAGAAGAAAAACGGCGAATGGAGGCCTTGTGGGGATTTCAGGCGACTAAACGTCGTCACCGAGCCTGACAG GAATGCCAGTCAAACGTTCCAAAGATTTATGGATCACATCTTCCGTGAATACGACTTCGCCTGGCCATACCTCGATCATATTTTGATATCATCGAAGGATATGAATCAACATCGTCATCATCTACAGTTAGAATTTAAAAAGCTACGCGAGTACGGCCTTGTTATCAACCGTTTGAAATGCACACTTGATCAGCCGCAAGTTGAATTTTTAGGTTTCTAA
- the LOC120781793 gene encoding uncharacterized protein LOC120781793, whose product MTEEEAVNQLLQEQELGDMRPSQLLREMQSLAGSEMNDNILKPIWMSRLPSNMRLIISISNEPLDKVALLADKICKVSDTPHVHVVETPDTATRNQSSIEQQLAEITKEIESIKANINRRSRSRSRSRPPSRSGMQNNNSNGLCWYHHKFGNDAKKCRSPCVKKLN is encoded by the exons ATGACGGAAGAAGAAGCGGTAAATCAG CTACTGCAGGAACAAGAGCTTGGTGATATGCGTCCATCACAGCTCTTGCGCGAAATGCAAAGTCTAGCCGGAAGCGAGATGAACGATAATATACTAAAGCCCATTTGGATGAGTAGGTTACCTTCCAACATGCGGCTAATAATTTCCATTAGCAACGAACCGCTCGACAAAGTTGCCCTGCTCGCGGACAAAATATGTAAGGTTAGCGACACCCCACACGTACACGTGGTCGAAACTCCAGATACAGCAACACGCAATCAATCCAGCATCGAGCAGCAGCTAGCCGAAATCACGAAAGAGATAGAATCAATAAAGGCGAACATAAATCGTCGATCTAGAAGTCGCAGCAGAAGCCGTCCTCCGTCACGTTCCGGTATGCAAAACAACAATTCGAATGGTTTGTGCTGGTACCATCACAAATTTGGTAACGATGCCAAAAAATGTCGTAGCCCTTGcgtgaaaaagttaaactaA